The following proteins come from a genomic window of Diceros bicornis minor isolate mBicDic1 chromosome 4, mDicBic1.mat.cur, whole genome shotgun sequence:
- the SEMA6C gene encoding semaphorin-6C isoform X3, translated as MLRAPYFMPLLLLLLLFSLPHTWAAFPQDPLPLLTSDLQGTSPLSWFRGLEEDAVVAELGLDFQRFLTLNRTLLVAARDHVFSFDLQAQEEGEGLVPNKYLTWRSQDMENCAVRGKLTITSLQQEGEELSGQARCPFDATQSNVAIFAEGSLYSATAADFQASDAVVYRSLGPQPPLRSAKYDSKWLREPYFVHALEHGDHVYFFFREVSVEDARLGRVQFSRVARVCKRDMGGSPRALDRHWTSFLKLRLNCSVPGDSTFYFDVLQALTGPVHLYGRSALFGVFTTQINSIPGSAVCAFYLDDIERGFEGKFKEQRSLDGAWTPVSEDRVPSPRPGSCAGVGVAALFPSSRDLPDDVLTFIKAHPLLDPTVPPATHQPLLTLTSRALLTQVAVDGTAGPYSNTTVLFLGSDDGTVLKVLPPGGQSGGHEPILLEEIDAYSPSRCSGKRAAQTARRIIGLELDTEGHRLFVAFSGCIIYLPLSRCARHGACRRSCLASLDPYCGWHSSRGCVDIRGPGGTDVDPAGNQESMEHGDCQDGATGSQSGTGDSAYVLLGPGPSPETPSPPSDAHPRPQSSTLGAHTQGVRRDLPPASASRSVPIPLLLACVAAAFALGASVSGLLVSCACRRAHRRRSKDIETPGLPRPLSLRSLARLHGAGPEPPPPPPKDGDGAQTPQLYTTFLPPPEGVPPPELACLPTPESTPELPVKHLRHARGPWEWNQNGNNAKEGSGRARGGNAASGPAPRVLVRPPPPGCPGQAVEVTTLEELLRYLHGPQPSRKGAEPPPPAALTSRALPPEPAPTPTPTPTRFAGSSLLPRECAPNLRLDVPPEGKCPAPISRPALSAPAPRLGVGGSRRLPFNTHHTPPALLTRVPSGGPSRYSGGPGRHLLYLGRPEGYRGRALKRVDVEKPQLPPKRPLVGPSSQPSVLNGSHFNF; from the exons ATGCTCCGTGCCCCCTACTTCATGCCcttgctgctactgctgctgctgttctCACTTCCCCATACCTGGGCAGCCTTTCCCCAGGACCCCCTCCCTCTGCTGACTTCTGACCTGCAAG GTACTTCCCCATTATCCTGGTTCCGGGGCCTGGAGGAGGATGCTGTGGTTGCAGAACTTGGGCTGGACTTTCAGCGATTCCTGACCTTGAACCGGACCTTGCTAGTGGCTGCCCG GGATCACGTTTTCTCCTTCGATCTTCAAGCCCAAGAAGAAGGGGAGGGGCTGGTGCCCAACAAG TATCTAACATGGAGGAGCCAAGACATGGAGAACTGTGCTGTGCGGGGGAAGCTGACG atAACTTCGCTGCAGCAGGAGGGTGAGGAGCTGAGCGGGCAGGCTCGATGCCCCTTTGATGCCACCCAGTCCAATGTGGCCATCTTTGCAG AGGGCAGCCTATACTCAGCCACAGCTGCGGATTTCCAGGCCAGCGACGCTGTAGTTTACAGAAGCCTTGGGCCTCAGCCCCCACTCCGCTCCGCCAAGTACGACTCCAAGTGGCTCCGAG AGCCATACTTTGTTCATGCCTTGGAGCATGGAGACCATGTCTACTTCTTCTTCCGAGAGGTCTCTGTGGAGGATGCCCGGCTGGGGAGG GTGCAGTTCTCCCGTGTGGCCCGTGTGTGTAAGCGTGACATGGGTGGCTCACCTCGGGCCTTGGACCGCCACTGGACATCCTTTCTGAAGCTGCGGCTCAACTGCTCTGTCCCTGGGGACTCTACGTTCTATTTTGACGTCTTACAGGCCTTGACTGGGCCTGTACATTTGTATGGCCGCTCTGCTCTCTTTGGGGTCTTCACTACCCAGATCAATAG CATCCCTGGCTCTGCGGTCTGCGCCTTCTACCTGGATGATATTGAGCGTGGGTTTGAGGGCAAGTTCAAGGAGCAGAGGAGTCTGGATGGGGCCTGGACCCCTGTGTCTGAGGACAGAGTCCCCTCCCCCAG GCCAGGATCCTGTGCAGGAGTAGGTGTAGCTGCCTTGTTCCCCTCTTCTCGAGACCTCCCTGATGATGTCCTGACCTTTATCAAGGCTCACCCACTGCTGGACCCCACCGTGCCACCTGCCACCCATCAGCCTCTGCTCACCCTCACCAGCAG GGCCCTACTGACCCAGGTAGCTGTGGATGGCACGGCTGGTCCCTACAGTAACACCACAGTTCTATTCCTCGGCTCCGATGATGGGACAGTGCTGAAGGTGCTGCCCCCAGGGGGGCAATCTGGGGGACATGAGCCCATCCTGTTGGAAGAGATTGATGCCTACAGCCCTTCCCG GTGCAGTGGGAAGCGGGCAGCCCAAACAGCACGGCGGATCATAGGGCTGGAGCTGGACACTGAAGGTCACAGGCTCTTTGTCGCTTTTTCTGGCTGCATCATCTACCTCCCTCTTAGTCGGTGTGCCCGGCATGGGGCCTGTCGGAG GAGCTGTCTGGCTTCTCTGGACCCATACTGTGGATGGCATAGCTCCAGAGGCTGTGTGGATATCAGGGGACCTGGTGG GACTGATGTGGATCCAGCTGGGAACCAGGAATCCATGGAGCATGGTGACTGCCAAG ATGGAGCTACTGGGAGTCAGTCTGGCACAGGGGATTCTGCTTATG TGCTTCTGGGTCCTGGCCCTTCCCCTGAGACCCCCAGCCCCCCCAGTGATGCCCACCCCCGGCCCCAGTCTTCCACTCTTGGAGCTCACACTCAGG GCGTGCGCCGGGAcctccccccagcctctgcctcccGCTCCGTCCCCATCCCACTCCTCCTGGCCTGTGTGGCCGCAGCCTTCGCCCTGGGCGCCTCAGTCTCtggcctcctggtttcctgcgcTTGTCGCCGCGCCCACCGACGTCGGAGCAAGGACATCGAGACTCCAGGGCTCCCGCGCCCTCTCTCCCTTCGCAGCCTGGCTCGGctgcacggggccggcccagagccgccgccgccgccgcccaaGGACGGAGACGGGGCGCAGACGCCCCAGCTCTACAccaccttcctgcctcctcccgAGGGCGTCCCCCCGCCGGAGCTGGCCTGCCTGCCCACCCCGGAGTCCACGCCGGAGCTGCCGGTCAAGCACCTCCGCCACGCCAGGGGCCCCTGGGAGTGGAACCAGAATGGGAACAACGCCAAGGAGGGCTCGGGCCGCGCACGGGGCGGGAACGCGGCTAGCGGCCCCGCACCACGCGTGCTGGTGAGGCCGCCGCCGCCCGGCTGTCCCGGGCAGGCCGTGGAAGTCACCACCCTGGAGGAACTGCTGCGCTACCTGCACGGCCCGCAGCCGTCCCGGAAGGGGGCCGAGCCCCCGCCGCCGGCCGCTCTGACCTCGCGGGCGCTCCCGCCCGAGCCcgccccaacccccaccccaacccccacccgCTTCGCTGGCTCCAGCCTCCTCCCACGGGAGTGTGCCCCGAATCTGAGGCTGGACGTGCCCCCCGAGGGGAAGTGCCCAGCCCCCATCTCCCGGCCCGCGCTCTCCGCCCCCGCTCCCCGGCTCGGGGTCGGGGGGAGCCGGAGGTTGCCCTTCAACACTCACCATACACCCCCCGCCCTGCTCACTCGAGTCCCCTCGGGAGGCCCCTCCAGGTACTCCGGGGGTCCCGGGAGACACCTCCTGTACCTGGGCCGGCCTGAGGGGTACCGGGGCCGCGCCCTGAAGAGGGTGGACGTCGAGAAGCCTCAGTTGCCCCCAAAGCGTCCCCTCGTCGGGCCCTCCTCCCAGCCGTCCGT
- the SEMA6C gene encoding semaphorin-6C isoform X2 — translation MLRAPYFMPLLLLLLLFSLPHTWAAFPQDPLPLLTSDLQGTSPLSWFRGLEEDAVVAELGLDFQRFLTLNRTLLVAARDHVFSFDLQAQEEGEGLVPNKYLTWRSQDMENCAVRGKLTDECYNYIRVLVPWDSQTLLACGTNSFSPVCRSYGITSLQQEGEELSGQARCPFDATQSNVAIFAEGSLYSATAADFQASDAVVYRSLGPQPPLRSAKYDSKWLREPYFVHALEHGDHVYFFFREVSVEDARLGRVQFSRVARVCKRDMGGSPRALDRHWTSFLKLRLNCSVPGDSTFYFDVLQALTGPVHLYGRSALFGVFTTQINSIPGSAVCAFYLDDIERGFEGKFKEQRSLDGAWTPVSEDRVPSPRPGSCAGVGVAALFPSSRDLPDDVLTFIKAHPLLDPTVPPATHQPLLTLTSRALLTQVAVDGTAGPYSNTTVLFLGSDDGTVLKVLPPGGQSGGHEPILLEEIDAYSPSRCSGKRAAQTARRIIGLELDTEGHRLFVAFSGCIIYLPLSRCARHGACRRSCLASLDPYCGWHSSRGCVDIRGPGGTDVDPAGNQESMEHGDCQDGATGSQSGTGDSAYGVRRDLPPASASRSVPIPLLLACVAAAFALGASVSGLLVSCACRRAHRRRSKDIETPGLPRPLSLRSLARLHGAGPEPPPPPPKDGDGAQTPQLYTTFLPPPEGVPPPELACLPTPESTPELPVKHLRHARGPWEWNQNGNNAKEGSGRARGGNAASGPAPRVLVRPPPPGCPGQAVEVTTLEELLRYLHGPQPSRKGAEPPPPAALTSRALPPEPAPTPTPTPTRFAGSSLLPRECAPNLRLDVPPEGKCPAPISRPALSAPAPRLGVGGSRRLPFNTHHTPPALLTRVPSGGPSRYSGGPGRHLLYLGRPEGYRGRALKRVDVEKPQLPPKRPLVGPSSQPSVLNGSHFNF, via the exons ATGCTCCGTGCCCCCTACTTCATGCCcttgctgctactgctgctgctgttctCACTTCCCCATACCTGGGCAGCCTTTCCCCAGGACCCCCTCCCTCTGCTGACTTCTGACCTGCAAG GTACTTCCCCATTATCCTGGTTCCGGGGCCTGGAGGAGGATGCTGTGGTTGCAGAACTTGGGCTGGACTTTCAGCGATTCCTGACCTTGAACCGGACCTTGCTAGTGGCTGCCCG GGATCACGTTTTCTCCTTCGATCTTCAAGCCCAAGAAGAAGGGGAGGGGCTGGTGCCCAACAAG TATCTAACATGGAGGAGCCAAGACATGGAGAACTGTGCTGTGCGGGGGAAGCTGACG GACGAGTGCTACAACTACATTCGTGTTCTCGTTCCCTGGGACTCCCAGACACTCCTTGCCTGTGGAACGAACTCATTCAGCCCTGTGTGCCGCAGCTATGGG atAACTTCGCTGCAGCAGGAGGGTGAGGAGCTGAGCGGGCAGGCTCGATGCCCCTTTGATGCCACCCAGTCCAATGTGGCCATCTTTGCAG AGGGCAGCCTATACTCAGCCACAGCTGCGGATTTCCAGGCCAGCGACGCTGTAGTTTACAGAAGCCTTGGGCCTCAGCCCCCACTCCGCTCCGCCAAGTACGACTCCAAGTGGCTCCGAG AGCCATACTTTGTTCATGCCTTGGAGCATGGAGACCATGTCTACTTCTTCTTCCGAGAGGTCTCTGTGGAGGATGCCCGGCTGGGGAGG GTGCAGTTCTCCCGTGTGGCCCGTGTGTGTAAGCGTGACATGGGTGGCTCACCTCGGGCCTTGGACCGCCACTGGACATCCTTTCTGAAGCTGCGGCTCAACTGCTCTGTCCCTGGGGACTCTACGTTCTATTTTGACGTCTTACAGGCCTTGACTGGGCCTGTACATTTGTATGGCCGCTCTGCTCTCTTTGGGGTCTTCACTACCCAGATCAATAG CATCCCTGGCTCTGCGGTCTGCGCCTTCTACCTGGATGATATTGAGCGTGGGTTTGAGGGCAAGTTCAAGGAGCAGAGGAGTCTGGATGGGGCCTGGACCCCTGTGTCTGAGGACAGAGTCCCCTCCCCCAG GCCAGGATCCTGTGCAGGAGTAGGTGTAGCTGCCTTGTTCCCCTCTTCTCGAGACCTCCCTGATGATGTCCTGACCTTTATCAAGGCTCACCCACTGCTGGACCCCACCGTGCCACCTGCCACCCATCAGCCTCTGCTCACCCTCACCAGCAG GGCCCTACTGACCCAGGTAGCTGTGGATGGCACGGCTGGTCCCTACAGTAACACCACAGTTCTATTCCTCGGCTCCGATGATGGGACAGTGCTGAAGGTGCTGCCCCCAGGGGGGCAATCTGGGGGACATGAGCCCATCCTGTTGGAAGAGATTGATGCCTACAGCCCTTCCCG GTGCAGTGGGAAGCGGGCAGCCCAAACAGCACGGCGGATCATAGGGCTGGAGCTGGACACTGAAGGTCACAGGCTCTTTGTCGCTTTTTCTGGCTGCATCATCTACCTCCCTCTTAGTCGGTGTGCCCGGCATGGGGCCTGTCGGAG GAGCTGTCTGGCTTCTCTGGACCCATACTGTGGATGGCATAGCTCCAGAGGCTGTGTGGATATCAGGGGACCTGGTGG GACTGATGTGGATCCAGCTGGGAACCAGGAATCCATGGAGCATGGTGACTGCCAAG ATGGAGCTACTGGGAGTCAGTCTGGCACAGGGGATTCTGCTTATG GCGTGCGCCGGGAcctccccccagcctctgcctcccGCTCCGTCCCCATCCCACTCCTCCTGGCCTGTGTGGCCGCAGCCTTCGCCCTGGGCGCCTCAGTCTCtggcctcctggtttcctgcgcTTGTCGCCGCGCCCACCGACGTCGGAGCAAGGACATCGAGACTCCAGGGCTCCCGCGCCCTCTCTCCCTTCGCAGCCTGGCTCGGctgcacggggccggcccagagccgccgccgccgccgcccaaGGACGGAGACGGGGCGCAGACGCCCCAGCTCTACAccaccttcctgcctcctcccgAGGGCGTCCCCCCGCCGGAGCTGGCCTGCCTGCCCACCCCGGAGTCCACGCCGGAGCTGCCGGTCAAGCACCTCCGCCACGCCAGGGGCCCCTGGGAGTGGAACCAGAATGGGAACAACGCCAAGGAGGGCTCGGGCCGCGCACGGGGCGGGAACGCGGCTAGCGGCCCCGCACCACGCGTGCTGGTGAGGCCGCCGCCGCCCGGCTGTCCCGGGCAGGCCGTGGAAGTCACCACCCTGGAGGAACTGCTGCGCTACCTGCACGGCCCGCAGCCGTCCCGGAAGGGGGCCGAGCCCCCGCCGCCGGCCGCTCTGACCTCGCGGGCGCTCCCGCCCGAGCCcgccccaacccccaccccaacccccacccgCTTCGCTGGCTCCAGCCTCCTCCCACGGGAGTGTGCCCCGAATCTGAGGCTGGACGTGCCCCCCGAGGGGAAGTGCCCAGCCCCCATCTCCCGGCCCGCGCTCTCCGCCCCCGCTCCCCGGCTCGGGGTCGGGGGGAGCCGGAGGTTGCCCTTCAACACTCACCATACACCCCCCGCCCTGCTCACTCGAGTCCCCTCGGGAGGCCCCTCCAGGTACTCCGGGGGTCCCGGGAGACACCTCCTGTACCTGGGCCGGCCTGAGGGGTACCGGGGCCGCGCCCTGAAGAGGGTGGACGTCGAGAAGCCTCAGTTGCCCCCAAAGCGTCCCCTCGTCGGGCCCTCCTCCCAGCCGTCCGT
- the SEMA6C gene encoding semaphorin-6C isoform X1, translating into MLRAPYFMPLLLLLLLFSLPHTWAAFPQDPLPLLTSDLQGTSPLSWFRGLEEDAVVAELGLDFQRFLTLNRTLLVAARDHVFSFDLQAQEEGEGLVPNKYLTWRSQDMENCAVRGKLTDECYNYIRVLVPWDSQTLLACGTNSFSPVCRSYGITSLQQEGEELSGQARCPFDATQSNVAIFAEGSLYSATAADFQASDAVVYRSLGPQPPLRSAKYDSKWLREPYFVHALEHGDHVYFFFREVSVEDARLGRVQFSRVARVCKRDMGGSPRALDRHWTSFLKLRLNCSVPGDSTFYFDVLQALTGPVHLYGRSALFGVFTTQINSIPGSAVCAFYLDDIERGFEGKFKEQRSLDGAWTPVSEDRVPSPRPGSCAGVGVAALFPSSRDLPDDVLTFIKAHPLLDPTVPPATHQPLLTLTSRALLTQVAVDGTAGPYSNTTVLFLGSDDGTVLKVLPPGGQSGGHEPILLEEIDAYSPSRCSGKRAAQTARRIIGLELDTEGHRLFVAFSGCIIYLPLSRCARHGACRRSCLASLDPYCGWHSSRGCVDIRGPGGTDVDPAGNQESMEHGDCQDGATGSQSGTGDSAYVLLGPGPSPETPSPPSDAHPRPQSSTLGAHTQGVRRDLPPASASRSVPIPLLLACVAAAFALGASVSGLLVSCACRRAHRRRSKDIETPGLPRPLSLRSLARLHGAGPEPPPPPPKDGDGAQTPQLYTTFLPPPEGVPPPELACLPTPESTPELPVKHLRHARGPWEWNQNGNNAKEGSGRARGGNAASGPAPRVLVRPPPPGCPGQAVEVTTLEELLRYLHGPQPSRKGAEPPPPAALTSRALPPEPAPTPTPTPTRFAGSSLLPRECAPNLRLDVPPEGKCPAPISRPALSAPAPRLGVGGSRRLPFNTHHTPPALLTRVPSGGPSRYSGGPGRHLLYLGRPEGYRGRALKRVDVEKPQLPPKRPLVGPSSQPSVLNGSHFNF; encoded by the exons ATGCTCCGTGCCCCCTACTTCATGCCcttgctgctactgctgctgctgttctCACTTCCCCATACCTGGGCAGCCTTTCCCCAGGACCCCCTCCCTCTGCTGACTTCTGACCTGCAAG GTACTTCCCCATTATCCTGGTTCCGGGGCCTGGAGGAGGATGCTGTGGTTGCAGAACTTGGGCTGGACTTTCAGCGATTCCTGACCTTGAACCGGACCTTGCTAGTGGCTGCCCG GGATCACGTTTTCTCCTTCGATCTTCAAGCCCAAGAAGAAGGGGAGGGGCTGGTGCCCAACAAG TATCTAACATGGAGGAGCCAAGACATGGAGAACTGTGCTGTGCGGGGGAAGCTGACG GACGAGTGCTACAACTACATTCGTGTTCTCGTTCCCTGGGACTCCCAGACACTCCTTGCCTGTGGAACGAACTCATTCAGCCCTGTGTGCCGCAGCTATGGG atAACTTCGCTGCAGCAGGAGGGTGAGGAGCTGAGCGGGCAGGCTCGATGCCCCTTTGATGCCACCCAGTCCAATGTGGCCATCTTTGCAG AGGGCAGCCTATACTCAGCCACAGCTGCGGATTTCCAGGCCAGCGACGCTGTAGTTTACAGAAGCCTTGGGCCTCAGCCCCCACTCCGCTCCGCCAAGTACGACTCCAAGTGGCTCCGAG AGCCATACTTTGTTCATGCCTTGGAGCATGGAGACCATGTCTACTTCTTCTTCCGAGAGGTCTCTGTGGAGGATGCCCGGCTGGGGAGG GTGCAGTTCTCCCGTGTGGCCCGTGTGTGTAAGCGTGACATGGGTGGCTCACCTCGGGCCTTGGACCGCCACTGGACATCCTTTCTGAAGCTGCGGCTCAACTGCTCTGTCCCTGGGGACTCTACGTTCTATTTTGACGTCTTACAGGCCTTGACTGGGCCTGTACATTTGTATGGCCGCTCTGCTCTCTTTGGGGTCTTCACTACCCAGATCAATAG CATCCCTGGCTCTGCGGTCTGCGCCTTCTACCTGGATGATATTGAGCGTGGGTTTGAGGGCAAGTTCAAGGAGCAGAGGAGTCTGGATGGGGCCTGGACCCCTGTGTCTGAGGACAGAGTCCCCTCCCCCAG GCCAGGATCCTGTGCAGGAGTAGGTGTAGCTGCCTTGTTCCCCTCTTCTCGAGACCTCCCTGATGATGTCCTGACCTTTATCAAGGCTCACCCACTGCTGGACCCCACCGTGCCACCTGCCACCCATCAGCCTCTGCTCACCCTCACCAGCAG GGCCCTACTGACCCAGGTAGCTGTGGATGGCACGGCTGGTCCCTACAGTAACACCACAGTTCTATTCCTCGGCTCCGATGATGGGACAGTGCTGAAGGTGCTGCCCCCAGGGGGGCAATCTGGGGGACATGAGCCCATCCTGTTGGAAGAGATTGATGCCTACAGCCCTTCCCG GTGCAGTGGGAAGCGGGCAGCCCAAACAGCACGGCGGATCATAGGGCTGGAGCTGGACACTGAAGGTCACAGGCTCTTTGTCGCTTTTTCTGGCTGCATCATCTACCTCCCTCTTAGTCGGTGTGCCCGGCATGGGGCCTGTCGGAG GAGCTGTCTGGCTTCTCTGGACCCATACTGTGGATGGCATAGCTCCAGAGGCTGTGTGGATATCAGGGGACCTGGTGG GACTGATGTGGATCCAGCTGGGAACCAGGAATCCATGGAGCATGGTGACTGCCAAG ATGGAGCTACTGGGAGTCAGTCTGGCACAGGGGATTCTGCTTATG TGCTTCTGGGTCCTGGCCCTTCCCCTGAGACCCCCAGCCCCCCCAGTGATGCCCACCCCCGGCCCCAGTCTTCCACTCTTGGAGCTCACACTCAGG GCGTGCGCCGGGAcctccccccagcctctgcctcccGCTCCGTCCCCATCCCACTCCTCCTGGCCTGTGTGGCCGCAGCCTTCGCCCTGGGCGCCTCAGTCTCtggcctcctggtttcctgcgcTTGTCGCCGCGCCCACCGACGTCGGAGCAAGGACATCGAGACTCCAGGGCTCCCGCGCCCTCTCTCCCTTCGCAGCCTGGCTCGGctgcacggggccggcccagagccgccgccgccgccgcccaaGGACGGAGACGGGGCGCAGACGCCCCAGCTCTACAccaccttcctgcctcctcccgAGGGCGTCCCCCCGCCGGAGCTGGCCTGCCTGCCCACCCCGGAGTCCACGCCGGAGCTGCCGGTCAAGCACCTCCGCCACGCCAGGGGCCCCTGGGAGTGGAACCAGAATGGGAACAACGCCAAGGAGGGCTCGGGCCGCGCACGGGGCGGGAACGCGGCTAGCGGCCCCGCACCACGCGTGCTGGTGAGGCCGCCGCCGCCCGGCTGTCCCGGGCAGGCCGTGGAAGTCACCACCCTGGAGGAACTGCTGCGCTACCTGCACGGCCCGCAGCCGTCCCGGAAGGGGGCCGAGCCCCCGCCGCCGGCCGCTCTGACCTCGCGGGCGCTCCCGCCCGAGCCcgccccaacccccaccccaacccccacccgCTTCGCTGGCTCCAGCCTCCTCCCACGGGAGTGTGCCCCGAATCTGAGGCTGGACGTGCCCCCCGAGGGGAAGTGCCCAGCCCCCATCTCCCGGCCCGCGCTCTCCGCCCCCGCTCCCCGGCTCGGGGTCGGGGGGAGCCGGAGGTTGCCCTTCAACACTCACCATACACCCCCCGCCCTGCTCACTCGAGTCCCCTCGGGAGGCCCCTCCAGGTACTCCGGGGGTCCCGGGAGACACCTCCTGTACCTGGGCCGGCCTGAGGGGTACCGGGGCCGCGCCCTGAAGAGGGTGGACGTCGAGAAGCCTCAGTTGCCCCCAAAGCGTCCCCTCGTCGGGCCCTCCTCCCAGCCGTCCGT